CGAGGTAAGGTACTAAACAATCACCATCAATACGTTTCCACTATATAAGTGGCTGTCACCACGCAATAAAGCAGACGCTGTTCCCGGAAGCTCTCTCCAGAGTGGTTCGTGCCCTTTACCAACCCGCAGGCACTGCTGTCTTGTCAGGGAACGCCCAGTTATGGTGGCAATTCTCACCCTTCACTACCTTGGCTCACCCCTTCCCACTCCCACGGAAGCCCCTCTTCTTCTGAAATAGTCTCCCCCTCCAACTTTCTTTTGTGCCTTATTTGCTTGTTTCCCACTGAGTTTAATAATTTGGGTGACTTGCATGCGAACTGGTAGTAGGTTATCTAGTGGAAAAAGGGGAATTTACAGAGGTTCCACTATTGAAGAAGGGgactccctcctcccccagaaATCATCAACTGGCtctggcctcccctcccccagctcctagcTCTCTACCTCATGAGTTCAGCTGCACTGCCTAGgtcccttggacttcccacactCTGGGGGCTCCCTGAAGGCAAGCAGGCCTGAGGAAGAGATGCAGACAGCTGTCCCACTAGCTGTAGCAGCCATTCACGTTTCtacagaaatttatttgggaacaATTGCTAAGCATGAAAAGGGTCACCACCCAGAGCCCAGGCTGCTTCTTCGCTATGAgggaatgcttgggacagaaaaTGTGTAAAACTCAGAAGCGTCACTTCTCCGGAGGGCAGCTACGTACCCACTGGGGCTTCACTGTCGGCTCTCGAAGATCTgaagcttttcttttcctcagagagggtcctttagagacaaaaagaaaaccgGGTTGGGGGAGGGGCCTTTCTTTGTCGAGTTCCTGCTGCTCAGTGCATGATGCCCAATGTAGATGAGGTGGCGAGTCCATGGAGAGGTCCCTAGGTACTAGTTACCACTCTTACCCCCCCCACAAGATAAGGGCTCACTTGTCCTCGGGTTCCTTGCTCCAGTGCAAATCAGGCTCCTCATAGTCTGCCACTGACCTCCGAAGACCCCTCTGCACAGAGAAATACAGCACTGTGTCTATTGCAAACAAGAGTCCTGTCAGCAGGCAAAAAGTGATCTGAGGCCACGGCGGCGGAGAGGTGGATGATGATGTCGGATCTAGTAGGGGAAATAGAGAGATGAAAAAGGTGACTCTCATTAAGGCAGAGATTTGGAATAAACAGTGAGGTCGACACTGCCAGACCGTGTTCCTGACGCCTGCCCGGAAACAGGTAGGGGGAATCAATGGGAGAGCCTGGGCCAGTTCTTTACTGAATCTCCATCCTAGTGCGACCTAGGCGGGAGCTCAGCAGGCCACACACTTAGTCACTGCTTCTGCTTGTTCGGTGGTGACACACAGGGGATGCTTGGCAAGGTAAGTTGTCTACAGGAGTCACGTGACAGCCGTGAAGTTGTCATGTTGCTGTCGTCTAGAAAGGGGACtgatttgtgtattttattttatttattctctctctttcttctctctctcgtttaatttttaaagacagggtctcgttatatagccctgactgttctggaactcattatataaactagactgtcctcagactcagagatatctacctgcttctgcttcttgagtgctgcgattaaagatgtgcgccaccaagTTCAGCTTAATACTTTTGCTATttagacatttttaattttaattttatgtgtatgggcatgtctgtgtaccaggtTCGtgtctggtgctcacagaggccagaaaagggcgttaggtcccatggaactggagctgcaattgtgagtcaccatgtaggtgctgggaagagcagccagtgctcttaaccactaagcaatcTCTCTAACCCTGGGTtcaatatttttcaattaaaaattgcatgcatgtggtgtgtgtttgtatgctcgtgcatttgtatgtgtctctgtgtgtgcgcttgtgtatgtatgcatgggtataagtgagtgtgtatgtatttgagtgtgtgtgtttgtgtgcatgcatatggagatcagaggacaaccttgggtattATCCTCATAAATGCTgttcacagctgggcagtggaggcgcatgcctttaatcctagcacttgggaggcagaggcaggtgaatctctatgagttcaaggccagcctggtctacagagctagttctaggattgccaggactacacagagaaaccctgttttgaaaaacgagagagagagagagagagagagagagagagagagagagagagagagagagagaagaagaaagaaagaaagaaagaaagagagagagagggagggagggagggagggagggagggagagagagagagagagagagagagagagagagagagagaaagaaagaaagaaagaaagaaagaaagaaagaaagaaagaaagaaagaaagaaatgctcgCTTCCTTTAGACCATGTTTTGGTGAGTTTTTACTGTCAATATGACACAACCTAGGGTCACAATGCAGAGGGAAGCTCAGTTGAGTAATTGCCCAAGTCAGAATGTCTGTGAGAAAATGTCTGGATTGATGATAGATGTAGGAAGACCAGCCCACTATGGGCAACACCGTTTCTAGGCAGGCAGCCCTATACAGACGCTATTCCTAGGCAGATAAACTATATAGGAAAACAAGCTGAGTATGAGCCAGAGAACAAGGGACTCTGCAgtgttctgcttcagttcttgcttgTGTTTCTGCTGTGACTTCCCTAAATGATGAACTATGCTAgaagtataagctgaaataaaccctttcctcctccaagtTATTTTTGGTCATTTATCACAATGGGAAGCAAACCAcaagtctctcattggcctggaggtCCCCACTTGGGTAAGTGGGAGTGCCCAGGACTCTGCCTGCTCAGTGTCGGGATGACTGTGCTACCACCCACACCTGGCATAATTTCCTGGCTCTAGGGCTCTGCTCCGGGCCCCATGTTTGTGATCACTTTAAGATGAACTGAGTTAGCTCCCCAGCTCTAGTtgcgtttgtttgtttgaaactctgtggccctggctggcttgaAAACCAcctaaaattcacagagatccacttgcctctacctcagaGTGTTAGggttaaaagcatatgccaccatgcctagcccagttttaatcttaatttttacgtatgtgtgtgtctgggtgaatgtatttttatttttacgtatgtgtgtgtgtctgggtgtacGCATTTCACCACATTCATGCAGTGCCCTGGCAGGGGAAAAGAGGCATTAGAGTCCATGGAACcggagttgtagatggttgtgagagaCCACTcaggtgcttggaattgaactcacgtcctctgcaaaagcagatagtgctcttaactgctgagccatctctccagccccttaacttTCAATTTTGATATAGTTTTAAACTATGAGTAAATTTACGTTAGTAGCATGAGGAACTCGCAAATGTCTTTTACTTAGATTCtctcattgtttacatttgaccCTTTCGTCTCATCATTTGGTCTTTCCTCTACCAccttttgtggtggtttgaaggacgATGCTCCCCAaaggtttatatatttgaatgagcCTAGTTGTTGTTCCCTAGTTGGCAGAACTATTCTGGGGAAGATTCGTGagatggtcttgttggaggaggtatgtcactggcaGTAAACTTCAAAAGTCCACACTAGGCGGAGTCTCTCATGCTCTCTGCCTGCTGTGTGGAAGATAGCCGGTGGAGAAGATAACGTTCTCAGCTCCTACTCCAATGCCACGCCTGCGGCCATGCTCCCCGTCACGATGGGCATGAACTCGCCCTCTGAAGCTGTGAGCAAACCTCCAAtgaaatgccttcttttataagtGACTTTGGCCACGGTGTCTCTTCTTGGCAATATAAAACTAACTAAGACAGCCTTTGAGAGGACAATAGGTCCTCCTTGTCTGTACCAGATTAAGagtaaacaaaaattagaaaaggccagcaaaggctcttgctgccaatCCTGACCACATTAGTTAGCTCATCAACCCTCAGGCCTCAGGTGGTGCAACGAGAGAACAGAGTCCTAAAAGTtaccttctggcttccacaagcttactgtggcatgtgcacacagacatgcacacatatgcacacgcacacacacaaataacagtaataataacaaataataataataatgaaaactcTAGCACGTTGTAAAAGCTTCTGAAGAGCTCTCACCTCTTACAATGATTCTCAAGGCCTCTGAAGACTTGTTATTTAGTCCAATTAGCCCCCTGCAGAAGTAGGAGCCACTGTGATTTTGTGTAGCGTTTGGAATGTATAGTTCAGAATTCTGATGGAAATACTTCTTGCCTTTGCCGTTCTGTAAATAGGTAACCTTATGTACACGTTTGTTTCTCCAGCTGTGGCAGTTCAGCCGGATGGGGTCCCCCTTCTGGAATTCAGGCCGCTGAGTGGTTTGAAGCAACAGCCAGCCTGAAAGACAGATGAGGGTCTTAGAGGGGGGAGCAGACACGGAGTGCAAATCTCTTCTGAAGGGGATGCTCTGAACCATTCGATCCTGGATGCAATGGAAAGCCAGACTGAGAACTGTCCTACACCGTGTCTCAGATCACACCATGACCTTTTGTCTAAGGGAgaaaagggacacacacacacacacacacacacacacacattagaatgAGAAACTAAGAATGAAGGCGGTGAGAAGCAAAGCTGAGGATGTCTGCAGGGTCCCTGTGTGCTAGGCTCACATTTGGTTTGGCAGCTAATAAGGACTCACAGCATTTCTAAACCAAAGAGTAAACGTTACATTTAAAAATGGCTTTCTAGGGGCTGTAAAATTGctgctcactgctcttccagaggtcccgagttcaattcccagcaaccacatgatggctcatagccatctgtataATGCATTCCAGTACCCTCTTCTAGCCCGcagtgcaggcatacatgcaggcagaacactgtacacatagtaaataaaaaaaaaaatggctttctaGCTGACTGgtgacagcacacacctttaatcccagcatttggaaggcggaagcaggcagatctctgtgagttcgagaccagcctggtctacaagagttagttccaggacagactccaaagctacagagaaacattgtctcgaaaaaaaccaaaacaaaacaagaaaaaaccaaaaaactaagtaggagggtagtggggggaggaagggagggagaccaTGACTGAACTTGGCTTTCAAGGGAGAAATGACCCTGCTCTCACACCACCTTTAGTAATCAGACTCCACAGAGAAAATGTGACACCGAGGTGGGAGGGTACCTggggaaataaaaattatatgtcGGATAAGCACTGAGAGCAGGTGCAAACACTGATGCTTGAAGATTAACAGGAGTTACTTCTTATTGATTTTTGAGATACAACCCTAATGATGTTTATAGTAAGAGCAAAGCAAAATATTTGGTGGCTTTTAAATTTGACTGCTCAGTGCCAAACAAAATTGGTAGAACATTTTGGTGAAGATTCTTTACCAGGAAGACTTACCAAACAGAAggcaatttttaatatttaataaggtAGGTCATTTATCCGTGAAGACAGTAtacaagaagcagaggcaagaaaaacaggagtttaagactagcctagactccacagagagttccaggagctCCGAACTGCACTGTACTTATTATTAAAGAAATGCCCCTAAATAAACAAGATATATTGGTTATTTAAAATATCACAAGTCTATTTAGCTTCTTTTTTCAACTAAGGAATGCATTTTGATTAGCATAGGATTGTGATTGATATGGATGTAGTTTGGTATGCTTTGCTACAATTGCATGGGGAATATTCTGGTTTTATCTGCCTTGCTGTGAACATAGCTAATACACCGACAGATGCTTATTCAACAAACACGCGACAGACATTTTACACTAGGGA
The sequence above is drawn from the Chionomys nivalis chromosome 5, mChiNiv1.1, whole genome shotgun sequence genome and encodes:
- the LOC130874295 gene encoding low affinity immunoglobulin gamma Fc region receptor III-A-like, giving the protein MCPRLLPTALLLLVSSGIQAGFQKAVVTLDPEWVRVLKDDNVTLRCQATYSPEDNSTKWFHNGSLIPHQHATYVISMAEVKDSGEYKCQTALSTRSDPVNLEVHIGWLLLQTTQRPEFQKGDPIRLNCHSWRNKRVHKVTYLQNGKGKKYFHQNSELYIPNATQNHSGSYFCRGLIGLNNKSSEALRIIVRDPTSSSTSPPPWPQITFCLLTGLLFAIDTVLYFSVQRGLRRSVADYEEPDLHWSKEPEDKTLSEEKKSFRSSRADSEAPVGT